The Callospermophilus lateralis isolate mCalLat2 chromosome 18, mCalLat2.hap1, whole genome shotgun sequence nucleotide sequence GTAACCATTTTCTAAGGAATCCTCTTTCCTTTGGTATTTTACCAAATGGTATTTGAGAAAACATGTTGGAAGGGATGCTTTACGCCCCtggttggccttttttttttcctaaccatttgcttggttttgaatacatatataaaatttgcCTGGAGATTACATAAGAAACAGCATAGATTTCTTGGTTCTCTGGAAAGAAACTCAAAGGTTCACATGAGAAAGagtccctttttttcttttatgaatttTCAACCATGTGAATGTGTgatccattcatcaactgaatGACTAAAAATTTACCAAACAcactggtgcatgcctgtaatcccagagacttgggaaacaggcaagaggatcacaaattcaaggccagccgcaGCActtagaccctgcctcaaaataaaaataaataaataaaattaaaaggaatggggatgtaactcagtggtaaggcaCTCTGGGTTCAAGCGCCAGTGCCACTAACAGAAAATTTTAAGAATTCAAAAAGCCAGTCTTCAAAAGGATTAGAGTTATGGGAAGGTCCAGTGTGCCAGGAAGTTGTTCTATGCATACCACAAGATGGCAGCAGAGAGACACCAAAGCTAGGTTCTGGGCTCTGGAAGGTTGCCTGGGTCAACAGGCAACTTTCTGCTGGCTTCCCTCTATGGTCTTGTGTGACTGTGGCAGATCTAAATCATCCCTAGATTCCTGACCTATagaaactgtgagataataaatattGTTTTGAGCTGCTACATTTGGGGTTAATTTGTTACTGGGTAAAAGATAACTAATGTACATCATAACATTGCATCAAAAAATTTTtgaagccagatgtggtggtgcacacctgtaatcctagcggctaAGGAGGCTATAAAGCAGGAGaaacgagagttcaaagccagcctcagcaaaagtgaggcgctaagcaactcagaccctgtctccaaataaaatacaaaatacggctgggaatgtggcttagtggtttaagcgctcctgggttcaatcccattatttttttaaatatgtatttctaaaatacaacgcagtggagcacacctgtaattagCAActagggaggttgagacaggaagatctcaagttcaaaccagcctaagcaatttagtgaggccctaagcaactcagtgagatcctgtatcaaaaaataaaaagtgttggatatgttgctcagtagttaaacacctctgggttcaatccctggcaccaaaaaaaattagcataaagtaaaacaaatgactcttttaaaaaaacaacaaaaattgcaatgtcatatataaaaattgaGGATTATTGAATTTGTTCCAATATTTATGCAGTTTAATTAATGACACATGCTGAAGTACTTGGGGGAGAATACTGTTATCTCTGATTTACTTTGAAATGCATCAAAAAAGAGTAAAaattaatgggaaaaaaaacagaggCATTCATGGCTCGATATAATGATAAAACAAATTTAGCAAAATATTGTAGAGTCCAAGTGGTGAGTATGAGTGTTTATGATTCCTTTACCTTTTCTGTGTCTTTGAAATATTTCATAGTAAAAtattgaggaaaaaaatcaatcatGGTTCACATTCTACTTGTCTGAAAAGTGTCATAATTTTATAAACCGTTTATATCAAGATTCAAATAAGATCCACATGTTGAATTTGGCTGGAATACAGGTACTGTATCCTATAAACCACAGTATTTTGTGCCTTTTGGTTTTGGCAACTGAATCTTTCTATTATGACTATACTGCATTTGAGCCCATTTGTCCCAGAAGTTGGCAAAAACCACTCTTACATGAGACCTGTACAATGGTTGCAGCAGCACCTTGATTTGGGCTCCCTGACTTTATAAGGATGTGTTTTCTACTTTATTCCTCCAGGGCACCTTCATAATAACAGCTTTCCTCCAAGTAGCTCAGTTTTTAGATGTTCTGAGAGTTATTCTGGAAGACCAGCCCAGAAGCAGGAGGGCCCCACACCCAGGGCATTAAGCAGTTGCCATCttgagattatttatttatttatttatcagtgattgaacccagaggccttAACCActtagttatatccccagccctttttcatattttatttagagacagggtcttgctgagttctttagggccttgctagttactggggctggctttgaactcgtgatcctcctgcttcagtctcccaagccactggggttgctatcttgagattaaaaaaaaaatatatatatatatatatatatatatgctgtaGATGGCCACAatactgttattttatttatttttacgtggtgccaaggatcgaacccagtgcctcacacttgcaaggcaagcgctctatcactgagctacaatcccagtcccATCTTGAGATTTTTCATgctatctttacatttgtaggttttttaaaaaatatttttttagctgtaggtggacacactacctttattttttatttaatcatatgtggtgctgaggatcgaatgcaGCACTTCACACGCGCTAGTCtgacgctctaccgctgagccataaccctagtcccACGCGTTTGTGTTTTGTAACTGAAGTCTGGTGGGACGATGGAGCATGTCAGGGCCTGGGAGGCTGACCTTTGTGCAATCTTATCTCCCACCACCCTGAGATGGGTTCTTGGCTGCTAGTCTTCTACCTCCTGGAGGCCTGGGTGTGGATGTGGAGAGGGTTCCTATTGAGCACATGCTCCATGGCCTCTCAGGGCAGGGTGGTAACTTCCCCCTCCCTGGGTTGGTACATCATGGCACAGTCTTGCCTACTCAGATCCAGGTCCCCAGCTCTTCTCAGCACAGAGGTTCCAGTACCAGGACAGCAAGTCCCTGGGGAAAGGAGACCCCTGGTTTGACTTCCCCTCTGGCCAGGGCATAAGTTGGTCCAGTGCAGGTGTGGAGGTGTATAGACTGTTACAGTGCTGGTGAGGGTTAGTACTCATTCTGTGAGTGTCCTTTGCCTTTGGATAGACTTAGTTAAATAGGTTGAGAGAGCTTGTGGAAgaaagtttatattttaggtttgttttttttttttcccctggttcttgggattgaacccatggtgctctaccattgagccatatccccagccctgttttgtatttaatttagatacagggtctcactaagttgcttagtgcctcacttttactgaggctggttttgaatttgcaatcctcctgtttcaacctcacaagctgctgggattacaggtgtgcaccaccatgccaggccttccctagcccttttaatttttattttgagacagactcattaagtttcccaggctgccctgaacttgtgagcctcctgcctcagcctctccaattgCTAGGATTAAAAGtatatgccactgcacctggcaaattttattttgttttaatttttttatgtcattcatttctttattttaccTGTTTACCGGGGATTGATCCTgggagtacttaaccactgagctatatccatagccctttttattttttgagtcagggtcttgtaagttgtttagggcctcattaaattgctgaggctagcctcaaatttgtgatcatcctgcctcatacTCCTGACTTGCTGAGATTTAGGcatattataggcatgtgccaccacacctggaacctggcacattttattttatttatgtattcaatTTGCAGTGCTAGATATTGGATGcaagacctcatgcatgctaagcaggagctctaacactgagccatttCCCAGCACATATTTtaatggttttgttttttaattctggTACTggaaatttaacccaggggtgctttacccagtcctttatttttatttgagacagcattttgctaagtttcttagggctttgttaagttgctaaggctggccttgaacttgcaatccacctgtctcagcctcctgagtcactgaggttaaggcatgtgccactgtgcctggcatattttaatattttttaattttatatttatttattttttttaagaaagagtgacagagagagaatgagagagagagagaatttttttttatatttattttattttattttttagttctcggtggacacaacatctttgtttgtatgtggtactgaggatcgaacccgggccgcacgcatgccaggcgagtgcaataccacttgagccacatcccaagccctttatatttatttttatttgttgtagttggacacaataccttaattttatttatttatttttatgtggtactgactatcaaatccagggtcttgcacatgctaggtgagtgccctaccactgagccacaaccccagccccattttaatattttttaaaaatatttttacttaattgtagatggacagataccttttattttatttattttatatgtggtgctgaggatcgaacccagggccccccaCGTGTTAGGCAtgcattctaccgctgagccacaacctcagcccccattttaatattttttaaaatatttttttaatcgtagttggacacactacctttatttttatttgtttatttttatgtggtgctgagaatcaaacccagcgccttgcacatgctaggcgagcgccctaccgctgagccacaacctcagccccaccattttaatatttttaatagcaCTTTTCCCCTGCTATTTGAACAAGGGTCTCCATTTTGTATGGACTCCACCAAATGTGTAGTCCATACAAAATATGGCTTGTCctctccaaaattcatgttgaaatttggTTGTTTTGGTGGTAGTGTTGGGAGATCTCAAGTCTTAAGTATAAAGAGGGATTAGTAGCCTGTCGTGGGAGTATACATGTTAATCCCAGCGTTTCAGAGGCttaggcagtaggatcacaagctcaaggccagtttaggcaatttagtgagaccctgtttcaaaataaaaataaaattgaaagggctgaggatgcagctcaatGGTAAATCACTTCTCTAGCATGCATAAGTtcttgggtttcatccccagcaccacgaaaaaaagaaaaaatgaatttgagcCAGGCTTGgcggcgcacacctataatcccagtggcacaggaggctgaggcaggacgattgcaagttcaaagccaggctcagcaacagtgaaacactaagcaactcagtgagaccctgtctctaaataaaatacaaaataggctggggatgtggctcagtgaccgagtgcctctgagttcaattctcagtaccaaaaaaaaaaaaaaaaaaaaggaattgatgTCTTGGTCCCAGGGGTGGGTTAGTCATTTTGAGAAAGGATTGTTATAAAGCAAAGCTGCCCTTGTGCTTTCTCTTTCCTGTGTGCTCACCTCCTCTTCTACCCTTCCGCCACGTTATGACACAGCACAAAGACTCACCAGAAGTCAAGCAGTTAGCTGGCACCATGTTCTTGGACTTCCCATCCTCTTGGTCCATGAgccaaataaaattatattctttataaattaccttgttttaggtattttgttacaacaacaacaaaaaaaatggactgAGTCACCAAACTTTAGATTTTGTCCttcttttggtactgaggattgaactcagagcacttaaccactgaaccacatccccagcccttttttgtgttttatttagagacagggtctcactgagttgtttagggttgcactaaattgctgaggctatttttgaactagtgatcctcctatctcagcctcccaagctgggattataggtaatgAGGGGGCCCCTCGCCACCTCGAGGGAGGGGGCTCCCCCTCTAGGGTGTATACCACCATGTTCTAGatagatttctattttcttccCCAAATGTTGAGGCTACAGGAGCAGATTATAAGGAACAGATGGGTGAGTGGGCCCATGCCCAGAAATATCTTCAAGATGGATAGAAGCTAAGAGAAGCACTGAGATCTTACTTATTTACTTAATATACTTATTTAGTACTGGAGATtgtacccaggggcactcaaccactgagccacctccccagccctattttgtattttatctagagacacggactcactgagttgcttagcaccttgcttttgctgaagctggctttgaactcatgatcctcctgcctcagcctcctaaactgctgggattacagtcatgcaccaccatgcccagaatccccagacctttttattttttattttgagacagggcctggttaagttgcttagggacttgctaagttgctgaggctggctttgaacttgtgttcctcctgcctcaggagaGCGTGGTTGTAAAGCAGATGACTTACTCACACATTGCACATCACTTgacaagacccagtctcaaaataaaaaggactggtaaATGAGTAAATGCCCCCCTAAAAAAGTGTGATCcggagctgaggttgtggctcagtggtagagtgctcgcctagcacatgcaaggccctgggttcgatccccagcaccacataaaaataaataaataaataaagatattgtgtccaactaaaaataaatattaaaaaggaaaaagtgtgatcctactgcctcggcctcagccccctgagtagctggaattacagctgtgcatctctccacccagttatGTCCTATCAAGTCAAAGAACATTTGGATTATATTtcctttaacaaatatttatcaagtcCACGCATATGCCATATGCTGTGGGCACAATGGAgtctaaagtcaccatatagatagGGCTATTCATaacattcagtggtaaagtgtgtgcttagcatgctcaatccccagcacctaaataaataaacaacaaaataaagtcaACATATAGATACATAGAGCAACCACACTACCTTCCAGGGTAAAGAACTTAGTTCTTGGGGGTGGAGGCTAGGTAGGTGGAGGATATCACTTGTCAGGGCCTATTTGTTCAGATTCTTGCCTCTGTGTATAGGCAGGGCAACTCTGAAATGAGGATTATGGACCTACTTTCAGGCAAGATAAGTCAGAGACTTCTTTTATGACCAGGATTCATACAGAAAGAGACTGGGGTCGGGGTGGGGAGTAGGTCAGAGTGAACTTTCTGCTTCTGCAATTTTCTCAGGGTACCTTATTTTAGGGTATTCTGAACCTCAACACTTGATTCTCATCTCTTACCTGAATGAGGGGCACATTTTCATTCAATATGTTCTCTACACTGAAACCTAACACTGTTCTTTAGACAAAGCCACAGTGAGGTGTTTCAGCCTGGAGAAAGGGCTGTGTTTGACATAATAAAAGATGATGTCCTAGTTTCCAATATGGCTCCATTATAAGGTGTTTTCAAGGGAAATATTTTGCTTGTTTGTTGTTTATGGTACTGGgaacccagcccttttattttgagacagagtctggctaaattgcagaggctggcctggaactgagATAGGAATTTGAGAATAAAGGCAAAGATACTGAGTCTCAAAGGAAGTGCCCATGAATCATGAATTCCTGAAAACACCCAGGAACAATTGCACCTCCTGAGCAACATGCCCTTTGTCCCTGCCCAGTAAGGTGCGGGCAATACACAGTGCAGAATAAAAGTGGCCCAAAACTATATAGCTCCACCTCTAGTCCAGCCCCTAGCAACCATCTCTATAAACATTAACACCCCATATCAACAGTTGCTATCATTCACTCTAGAGATAGCCTGCATGCTCCCTTGAATTTGTATCTAttttcctaaataaacctctaAAGACTCATGctgctgaaattcttttccaaTACATATGCCATGACCCTGATGGTCCAGACAGAGTCAAGTTTCCTCTTATCTCTGGGAATTCTGTCAACCTTTCTTTGGAGACATGTCTTCTCCCATGAAAGAACTTGCCCTGCtcttgcctcaccctcctgagacACTGGATTTACAggttgtgcaccaccacacttggctcaggaaaagtTTTAACAACACAGTTATTTTCACCTTAGGCATTGACTTTTAGAATCTACCCCCTCACACAAAGGTGCCAGAtgtggtggcccacgcctgtaatcccagcaatttggtaggctgaggatcccaaattcgaggccagattcagcaattcaacaagaccctgtctcaaaataaaaaataaaaaagggctgggaatgcggctcattggttaagtacctctgggttcgatcccttgtacaaaaaaaaaaaaacagataatagTAACAATAAAGAGGAATTTGTCACCTCCCTCCTGGAAAGGCTGGCACTCCAGTCCTTGGTATGTAAACAAACCACTCCAAGTTTTGTGTACAAAACCTTAGAGATTCCTCCAAGATTTGGGgcttcattgcttttttttttttttttttaatatttatttatttatttatttatttatttaaagagagagagagagagagagacagagagagaatttttttaatatttatttttttagtttttggcagacacaacatcttggttgtttgtatgtggtgctgaggatccaacccgggccgcacgcatgccaggcgagcgcgccactgcttgagccacatccccagccccttcattgCTTTTTACATGAAGATATTGTTCCACACATCCTGGCACCTGTGGGTTAATCCTTGTCCAGGCTGTAACCATGGTCCTCTTGGTGAGATAAGGAAAGTTTTATTACtgaacatggtggcacatgtcaaTAATACCaggagggaggctgaagcagtgaCTCAGAATGGCTAAgtgcaagtttgagggcagcacttggcaatttagtgaaacccttaagaataaaatggctagggtaaagcatccctgggctcaatccccagtactggggaaaaaATGTATTACCCTTTGGGTCACCTATGATCCAGAAGGTCATACATAGATCAATTGTTTCTTCTGCAAACTCCCAGTGATCCTGTGACTCAAATGGTAGGAAGCCTTTCGCCCTAAGTACCCAGACTCCCACCACACACCCACCCTTCCAAAGGCCAATTGTCTGCTCCCCTGCCTGCACTCTGTAGGGTAACATTTAAATATGAGATATGATATTAGCATTTGCTTTAAAATACATTGTTTAGTGTGGTACAGTGGccacttggaagactgaggcaggaggatcgcaagttctaggccagccttggtaattcaaaataaaaagaagtagggatatagctccatggtagagtgcacctgggttcaatcctcggtacaaaaaagaaagaaaaaaaatttccttgataaaacaaaaatcaagtaaaaaacacatttagacacccacctgtaaccccagctactggggaggctgaggcaggaggatcacaagttcagggacAGGCAGTTCAATTTAAGAAGACCCTGTCttcttaaaaacataaaatataaaaagactggggatgtagtttggtGGTAGAGAGCTTGACTGCTTGACTGGTATATGTGatctcctgggttcaattacaagtaagaatttttttttggaggggcagGCAGTGAGGCTGGGAGCATGTAGTTcagtcagtggtggagcacctgcCCAGCCTTATGCACTAGACCCTGGACTTCAacggaggaggaggagtggggtgggggaggggaggaaagaaaaagaaaaataaagtgtgtgggggggctaggaatacatatacacacatatgcatacatacacacatatatactttACCGCTAAAAATAATGGCCATGGTTTTTCTCTGCAATTACTGACTTAGCTCAGTTATGCTCTCATATGAGCTCATTTACTGCTTTCAACAAACTCTAGGAAGATCCCGACTTGCCCTTGTATTATGAATGCGGAAACTAAATCTCTGAGGTGCAGTCACTGCCCTTACTCGTTCTTGCGTAACCAAACCCCTGGGCAGAGATGGGGTGGGGGGACTGCCCTGGCCCCGCAAACCACCCAAACGTGCACTCCCGGGCAAGGCTTTCCTCTCCTGTTGGACCCACAGAAATCCCGAGAAAGCAGATGGGTGCTTCCTTCACCGCGGGCCGGGCGTGCCTATTGGAAAATCCGATTTGCTGGGCTCCCCGCCCCCAGCGCAGCCCGGGCGGAGGTCACATCCTCAGCTGTCAAGAGCAGGGCGAGGCCTAGTCCCCAGCCAGCTGCCCCGCCGCGTACGCAGGGGGCGTGGCCTGGATTCCCCGGGAGGGGGAGGGCACCAGGGGGAGAGCACCCTGTGTCCTTGGGCGGAGAGGGGAGGTGACTCCAGCCGAAGAGGAGGACGCAGAATGAGGGCCTTGCGGGTGAGGGCCCCCACGGACTGGGCCGGAGCCCCCAACCCAGAAGCCCTTGCCATAACCCGCGACTCCTTAAACATTCCAAGATCTGGGGTCTTGGAACGTGAGCCCCCTTCAGGGTTTGGGACCCTCCTCCAAAACCCAATCTTCTGAGACAGCCAGGACCTCGAATATGGCCCAGATCCCCGGATTTAAACCTCCTTCATTCAGGATTCCCTTTGCATCACTGAGACCCCTACCCCTACTTGGGACTTCTTAGGCAACCTAGAAACGCCCGAGGGACCTAGTCTTGATATTCCCAGGACCTGGTTTCCTCCCTTGAATCTAGGAACTCCCACCCCTCATTATCTCAGGACTTGGATTTCCAGAACAGAGTCCCCTTTTTGTGTCCTCTTGCCTTCCAGGACCGTCCAGCCAGCCTTCTAACCTTAAGCCGTTCTCTCCAGGCACTAAGACTCTTCTTCCAGGCCTTTCTTGTtaggcccctccttccctgccCTCGCTGGCAGTTGAATCTTATTTTTAGGCCGCTTTAGGGATAGACTGGTCCCCAAGTACAGGCCTCACCAGCCCCATTTATGGATGACCCTCCAGCTGCCTCCAACCCATCCACCTGCTGTACCCTCAGGTCTCCCAGGCGTTGATTCGCTCCTTCAGCTCAACCACCAGGCACCACTTTCAGAACCGAGTGCCCGAGAAACAGAAACTCTTCCAGGTAGGCGGGGTGGGGAAGAGCCAGGGCTGCAGGCCTGGTCTCAGAGCAGGGCCTGGGGTTGAGGTCAGTGAGGCAGTCAGCATCTCTTCTCACTCCTCACTCCCACACTCAGGAGGACAATGACCTCCCAGTGCACTTGAAGGGCGGGGGAACTGACAACATCCTGTACCGACTGACTATGACGCTGACTCTGGGGGGTGAGTGCTGGGCTTAGCTGGTCCTGAGCTACCTGTGGAAAAGGGGGCTGGTTCCTGTTGGCATTTGGGCGAGGCCTTTGCTAGTGTCCGAGTTGGAGATTAGCAATCTGGGAAGGGGTCGAGTCCTCAGCTGGCCAGGTTTGGTGGATGGGACTGGAGTTGGGTTTGTCTCCGCAAAGGAGCTGGACTAGTGATGGGTCTGGGGCCCAGGTAGAAGCTGAGGACAAAGCCCCTTCTCTTGTCCTGATCAAGGCCTTCAGGGTGGGAGGTGGGGAGTAGGGTGGGGTTCCACCAGGGGTCCTGTTTGGAGAGGGAGCTGACATCTGAACTGGGGCTGGGATCCAGGATGGTGTTGGGGAACCTGTAGGGGGGCTTAAAAGTGGGAGATGAGGTCTGGAGGGGAGATTAGGGTCTCACTCTGTATCCCCCATTCTCCCATCCCAGGCAGTGTCTACAGCTTGTACTGTCTTGGCTGGGCCTCCTTCCCCCACAAGAAGTGAGACCAAGAAGTTTGGAGGACCTAAGGGACTTGGATAAACATCAATAAATTGGCTTCTTGGGAACCAAATGCAGCTCTGGCCTCTTGTGTGTGTGTCCCAGCCCATCCTCCCACCAGCCAGGAATGTGTGCCCTGTGGACAGTCCATTACCCTGATCCCCATGCTGGACCAGGATGTTGCTGCTTCCCAGCTGTCTGCTGATGGCTTCAGACAGCACCCCTGGACTGATTTTCGGGGTTTGGGGACCTGAAATGGTATCTAGGGGCTTTGT carries:
- the Cox7a1 gene encoding cytochrome c oxidase subunit 7A1, mitochondrial, coding for MRALRVSQALIRSFSSTTRHHFQNRVPEKQKLFQEDNDLPVHLKGGGTDNILYRLTMTLTLGGSVYSLYCLGWASFPHKK